The following proteins come from a genomic window of Burkholderia sp. PAMC 26561:
- a CDS encoding LysR family transcriptional regulator has protein sequence MKRNGLFELNAVMAVASHLSFRKAADDLGISASALSHTVSDMEARMAVRLFHRTTRSVALTQAGETFLAQIRPALRQIADAMESTNAHRDTPSGLLRINCFEGAASLILAPLVLEFLRRFPRMEVEIVVEANLSDIVGSGFDAGIRFADNVPKDMVAVALTSSLSMAIVGSPEYFAKCDKPIVPDDLMAHRCVRVRMSSGKLFQWEFARNSQAVKITPPGYLTLNREALIHKAALEGAGLACLGMWSIREDLRLGRLIRVLEDWSPDFPGLSLYFSGHRNLPAGLRAFVDLMREITIA, from the coding sequence ATGAAACGAAATGGTCTCTTCGAACTTAACGCCGTGATGGCCGTGGCAAGCCACCTGAGCTTTCGCAAGGCGGCCGACGATCTAGGCATTTCCGCTTCAGCGCTCAGTCATACGGTATCGGACATGGAGGCCCGCATGGCGGTGCGTCTATTTCACCGTACCACCAGGAGCGTTGCTTTGACGCAGGCGGGGGAGACATTTCTGGCGCAGATCAGGCCGGCATTACGCCAAATCGCTGACGCGATGGAATCCACCAACGCCCACCGGGACACTCCTTCCGGGTTGCTCCGCATCAACTGCTTCGAAGGAGCCGCCTCACTGATCCTGGCACCTTTGGTTTTAGAGTTCTTGCGACGCTTCCCAAGAATGGAGGTTGAAATCGTCGTTGAAGCCAACTTATCTGACATTGTCGGCAGCGGCTTCGATGCAGGCATCCGATTCGCCGACAATGTCCCCAAAGATATGGTCGCGGTCGCCTTGACGTCATCGCTTAGCATGGCGATTGTGGGGAGCCCGGAATATTTCGCGAAATGCGATAAGCCGATCGTTCCCGACGACTTGATGGCGCACAGATGCGTTCGCGTGCGTATGTCCAGCGGCAAATTGTTCCAATGGGAATTCGCCCGTAACAGTCAGGCGGTGAAGATCACGCCACCGGGCTACTTGACACTTAATCGTGAGGCTTTGATCCACAAGGCGGCGCTCGAAGGGGCGGGACTTGCTTGTTTGGGAATGTGGAGTATCCGCGAAGATCTCCGCCTAGGACGACTGATACGCGTCCTCGAAGACTGGTCGCCCGACTTCCCAGGGTTGAGCCTTTACTTCTCTGGGCATCGCAACCTGCCCGCGGGACTTCGTGCTTTTGTAGACCTGATGCGCGAGATAACGATAGCCTAG